From Acanthopagrus latus isolate v.2019 chromosome 22, fAcaLat1.1, whole genome shotgun sequence, the proteins below share one genomic window:
- the knstrn gene encoding small kinetochore-associated protein encodes MSSKIPRGVQLPPETKRTALKDTATVSATANAAQKSDGILKSQKENVPRKNAAPKVHKGISTRYGQQAELKEQNQHLIATNEELQKNLTDTQQRVAELELQFTDLEKENVGLQKNLKDCHVLLVGAKIDPVLGERVGEAARQNEEQRKEVMSVSTDLLHELKAFGDVASQQRAQLEEIQTTMTELTKAREHMIQERENFSLEAAEMEKALKEAEVLLL; translated from the exons ATGTCTTCTAAAATACCAAGAG GTGTGCAGCTACCTCCAGAAACGAAGAGAACGGCTCTTAAAGACACAGCAACTGTATCTGCGACAGCAAACGCTGCCCAGAAGTCAGACGGCATCCTTAAatctcaaaaagaaaatgtgccaAG AAAAAATGCTGCCCCTAAAGTGCACAAGGG GATCTCCACCAGGTATGGGCAACAGGCTGAGCTCAAGGAGCAAAATCAGCATTTGATTGCTACcaatgaggagctgcagaaaaacctcacagacacacag CAAAGAGTAGCTGAGTTGGAGCTGCAGTTCACTGACCTTGAAAAGGAGAATGTAGGGTTACAGAAAAACCTGAAGGACTGTCATGTTCTCCTCGTCGGAGCCAAAATAGACCCAG TTTTAGGAGAAAGAGTTGGAGAAGCTGCACGACAAAAtgaagaacaaagaaaagaagtcatg AGTGTCTCCACAGACCTGCTGCATGAATTAAAAGCGTTTGGAGACGTTGCATCGCAGCAACGAGCTCAACTAGAG GAAATCCAAACAACGATGACGGAACTCACAAAAGCACGGGAACATATGATTCAGGAGAGGGAGAACTTTTCCCTGGAGGctgcagaaatggaaaaagctCTCAAGGAAGCAGAAGTTCTCttgttgtaa
- the adgrg11 gene encoding adhesion G-protein coupled receptor G5, producing the protein MVWKCWILLVGLLWITPGKSSRIRACLTNNLPTFVVPDKFNGTIETKSLWNQTTGCFVFLHRNGTAPEKSGFWPSMKTNNGSYPYCLTILRQHVKNKLHLNVLHGRQCNATLSNLTESECINSTGSCQITCFETETCETSPYSQLQCKEGRNDLYLINIMATKNSCRNCNNPVKMPETDIGPDAFSNIANITLDISKGEEFSAAQAAAVMSAMSDLASSINGSSAALSLGEGVDGVLVRETEPADLNEVFFAYASPKANISMVDSKDKLDVFSRSIAVPEEAFKQSLSMNVSVPFAAVFRFLNMTKDENNSTVLGNEVIAIEMGTKIRDLTENISIIFRNMKYKGYPSCQSWDGEGGRPNWTDNGCQTMQDGDNITCQCSHLTFFAILLTPLNETISSSDLYKLTIITQVGCGLSMFFLGIVLFMHFLLRRAKASTSTRILIQLVTAMFLLNLSFLVNNYVAKTKHTVGCKIMAAIMHYFMLATFTWFAVQAFHLCLQLYMEGKIVIHRYMLKVCIISWVLPSVIGIVLLIVGKYGEQVISTSDTEENVAMCWITDSNVHYVVNIGYYALVFIFTLTTFIIVLSWLFCRKRAAVGTAEDSRSGKNVITILGLCCMLGVTWGFAFFAYGVLRIPSYYIFTILNSFQGFFLFIYYYNTSHSGNVAASNTTSSSTTTLKTNLDIFDNPYLNTQKAK; encoded by the exons ATGGTCTGGAAGTGTTGGATTCTTTTGGTGGGCCTTCTGTGGATTA CTCCAGGAAAGAGCTCTAGAATTAGAGCCTGTTTGACCAATAACCTCCCAACTTTTGTTGTTCCGGATAAGTTCAATGGCACCATCGAGACAAAAAGCCTTTGGAATCAGA CAACTGGTTGCTTTGTATTTCTGCACCGCAACGGAACAGCGCCAG AAAAGTCTGGATTTTGGCCTAGTATGAAGACAAATAATGGTTCTTATCCTTACTGTCTGACCATTTTACGCcaacatgtgaaaaataaattgcaCCTGAATGTCCTGCATGGGAGGCAGTGCAACGCCACATTATCCAACCTCACAG AATCCGAGTGTATCAATAGCACAG GTTCTTGCCAGATTACATgttttgaaacagaaacatgtgaaacatCTCCTTACAGTCAACTACAGTGCAAAGAAG GTCGAAATGACTTGTACCTCATCAACATAATGGCAACAAAGAACTCCTGTAGGAACTGTAATAATCCAGTGAAGATGCCTGAAACGGATATTGGTCCTGACGCTTTCAGCAACATTGCCAATATAACATTAGACATCAGTAAAGGAGAAGAATTCAGCGCTGCCCAAGCTGC CGCAGTCATGAGCGCGATGAGTGACCTTGCCTCCTCCATCAATGGGTCCTCAGCTGCACTGTCCTTGGGTGAAGGAGTCGACGGTGTCTTAGTGAGAGAAACAGAGCCTGCGGACCTAAATGAAGTCTTCTTTGCTTATGCGTCTCCAAAAGCCAACATAAGT ATGGTagacagcaaagacaaactGGATGTATTTTCAAGATCCATTGCAGTGCCAGAAGAAGCATTTAAGCAGTCTCTCAGCATGAACGTTAGTGTACCATTTGCAGCCGTGTTCCGATTCCTCAATATGACCAag gatgagAACAACAGCACTGTTTTGGGTAATGAGGTTATAGCCATTGAAATGGGCACCAAGATCAGGGATCTCACAGAAAATATATCCATCATCTTTCGCAATATGAAATAT aaaGGATATCCGTCTTGTCAATCATGGGATGGTGAAg GAGGCCGACCCAACTGGACCGACAACGGATGTCAGACAATGCAAGACGGAGACAACATAACATGCCAATGTTCACATTTGACATTCTTTGCTATCTTGTTG ACTCCCCTTAATGAAACCATTTCTAGCTCTGACCTTTACAAGCTTACCATCATCACCCAAGTTGGCTGCGGGTTGTCCATGTTCTTCCTCGGCATAGTCCTCTTCATGCACTTCCTTCTGAG GAGGGCCAAAGCCAGCACATCCACAAGGATTCTCATCCAACTTGTGACAGCCATGTTCTTGCTTAACCTCAGTTTCCTTGTCAACAACTACGTGGCAAAAACGAAGCACACTGTGGGTTGTAAGATCATGGCGGCCATCATGCACTACTTCATGTTGGCCACGTTCACCTGGTTCGCGGTGCAGGCCTTCCACCTCTGCCTTCAGCTGTACATGGAGGGCAAAATCGTGATCCATCGCTACATGCTCAAAGTCTGCATCATCAGCTGGG TGCTGCCGAGTGTCATCGGGATCGTCCTGCTCATCGTCGGAAAATACGGCGAACAAGTCATCTCCACTTCTGACACCGAGGAAAACGTGGCCAT GTGCTGGATAACCGACAGTAACGTCCACTACGTCGTCAACATAGGCTACTATGCGCTGGTATTCATCTTCACCCTCACTACCTTCATCATCGTACTGTCCTGGCTCTTCTGTCGGAAGAGAGCCGCCGTAGGCACCGCGGAAGATAGCAGAAGTGGCAAAAACGTCATCACCATCCTGGGACTGTGCTGCATGCTGGGTGTCACATGGGGTTTTGCCTTCTTCGCATACGGTGTCCTCCGGATCCCCTCCTACTACATTTTCACAATCCTTAATTCTTTCCAAG GTTTCTTCCTGTTCATCTACTACTACAACACCAGCCACTCAGGCAATGTAGCGGCTTCaaacaccaccagcagcagcaccaccactcTGAAAACCAACCTGGACATCTTCGACAACCCCTACTTGAACACACAAAAGGCAAAATAA
- the mtif3 gene encoding translation initiation factor IF-3, mitochondrial: protein MSAGCLRWMLSQTVRAACGGGSGYWTPASRFTISSDRSNIAASSWRWSPFSTTVEEDTDQTPAPKKKKNPHGGATVGSVGRKIPEQHIQVISEAGENLGTMHRADVIRIMDEKGLKLVLLNQNKDPPVYKLMSGKQIHEEQLRLREKQKAKAAPVQVKELTFSSGIAPHDLTTKWKQVESWLEKKHHVRITLRSGRAAPDVNLDASLGQMVQQMGMTVGFVSKPTVIRNGQAAMCILRPPSPKELSQKNNLSADSSSKTSQSKPESKTDTTEESAQQ from the exons ATGTCTGCAGGTTGTCTGAGATGGATGCTAAGCCAAACAGTGAGGGCTGCGTGCGGCGGCGGCTCTGGCTACTGGACCCCGGCATCAAGATTTACCATATCCAGTGACAGATCTAACATCGCTGCTTCCTCCTGGAGATGGTCTCCATTCTCCACCACTGTGGAGGAAGACACAGACCAGACTCCTGCaccgaagaaaaaaaagaatcctcaTGGCGGCGCCACGGTCGGCTCCGTTGGCCGTAAGATCCCTGAGCAGCATATACAGGTGATAAGTGAAGCGGGAGAGAACTTGGGCACAATGCACCGTGCAGATGTGATCAGAATCATGGATGAGAAGGGGCTCAAGCTGGTGCTGCTCAATCAGAACAAAGATCCTCCTGTCTACAAGCTCATGAGCGGCAAACAGATCCATGAAGAGCAGCTGAgactgagggagaaacagaaagcaaaaGCAG CCCCTGTGCAAGTGAAAGAGCTCACCTTTTCATCGGGCATCGCACCTCATGACCTCACTACCAAGTGGAAACAAGTGGAGAGCTGGCTGGAGAAGAAGCACCACGTTAGAATTACTCTGCGATCAGGACGAGCGGCCCCAGATGTCAACTTG GACGCATCTCTGGGCCAGATGGTGCAACAAATGGGGATGACGGTAGGATTTGTTTCCAAACCGACAGTCATACGTAACGGCCAGGCAGCCATGTGCATCCTGCGACCGCCCTCACCAAAAGAACTGTCACAAAAGAACAACCTGTCAGCCGACTCCAGTTCGAAAACCTCGCAGAGCAAACCTGAAAGCAAGACGGACACAACAGAAGAGTCTGCACAGCAGTGA